In the Granulosicoccus antarcticus IMCC3135 genome, TGCCAATCAGAGCCTGTCCGTCAATAACAGCCCGTTCAATCTCATTCGGCGACCCGATACTGAGAACCATTTTGACGTCGGGGCCTTTTTCACAGAATTGCGCCAATGCAAAGCGGGTCCGCGCGCTTTTGTCTGTAATTACATCGTCGGGCAGGTACAACGTAAAAGTGCCGACAAGTCGACTGTGCGCAGCGTTGATGGTACTGCGGAACTTCTCCAGATCCGCAAGCAACTGCAGCACAGCGTCATACACGACGCGACCGTGATCGGTGAGCTTGAATCCGGAGCGTCCACGCAGGCAGAGCGTCAGATCCAGGCGTGATTCAAGATCTTTCATGTAACGACTGATGGCCGAACGCCCGATGTTGAGCTCCACTTCAGCCGCCGCAAATCCACCACAGTCCACCACTGTTCGGAACACTCTGAGAAGGTGAATATCCATATCACTGATATTCCCTTGCAGACTCGTCCGTTTTGTCATGATTGTTTCCTATTTTGTTACGCAAGAGTTCCAAACAAGTCGTTTATTGAATCATAGGTCAAGTGGATACTGATTTTGAAGCGGTATTTGGATTCCGTTAAAAACCATTCGTTACGACCTGAA is a window encoding:
- a CDS encoding LysR family transcriptional regulator, translating into MTKRTSLQGNISDMDIHLLRVFRTVVDCGGFAAAEVELNIGRSAISRYMKDLESRLDLTLCLRGRSGFKLTDHGRVVYDAVLQLLADLEKFRSTINAAHSRLVGTFTLYLPDDVITDKSARTRFALAQFCEKGPDVKMVLSIGSPNEIERAVIDGQALIGIIPFHHRLPALIYSHLYEESLFLYCSTDHELFPIQDESLTIDLIKKQNFVVPGYTLNTRFREFFPDQTPAARTNKIEGVTTLILSGKFIGFLPEHLATRWINSGEMRRLLPEQLNFHTPFVAITREGAEPNLLRDTFLAELLAAHSQG